The following coding sequences lie in one Miscanthus floridulus cultivar M001 chromosome 9, ASM1932011v1, whole genome shotgun sequence genomic window:
- the LOC136483528 gene encoding O-methyltransferase ZRP4-like: protein MGSITEQHCSDQQALLDAQLELWHSTFAFIKSMAFKSALELGIADAIHCHGGTATLTQMATKAALHPSKISCLRRLMRVLTVAGIFSIAKNSSSDDGDHVYGLTPASRLLVGSSQNLTPTLSLILNNIFVSPFLDLGTWFEHELPATDLPLFELSHGKNVWDVVGHDPSMSQLFNAGMVADTRFLMDIAIKECGGVFQGISSLVDVGGGHGAAAQAISVAFPGIECTVLDLPHVVATAPACAGLSFVAGDMFEAIPPANAVFLKWIMHDWGDSECVTILRNCKKAIPPRDAGGKVIIVDTVVGAGPPNLKNRETQVMSDLFFMIVNGTERDEQEWRNIIFEAGFSDYKIVPVLGVRSIIELYP from the exons ATGGGGTCCATCACGGAGCAACATTGCTCTGATCAGCAGGCCTTGCTCGACGCTCAGCTCGAGCTCTGGCACAGCACGTTTGCCTTCATCAAGTCCATGGCGTTCAAGTCCGCGCTGGAGCTTGGCATCGCCGATGCCATCCATTGCCATGGCGGCACTGCCACCCTCACCCAGATGGCCACCAAGGCCGCGCTCCACCCGTCCAAGATCTCATGCCTGCGCAGGCTCATGCGCGTCCTCACAGTCGCCGGCATCTTCAGCATCGCCAAGAATTCGTCGTCTGACGATGGTGACCACGTCTACGGCCTCACTCCGGCATCTCGACTTCTTGTCGGCTCGTCACAGAACTTGACTCCAACACTGAGCCTGATCCTTAACAACATCTTCGTGTCCCCGTTCCTTGATCTTGGCACGTGGTTCGAGCACGAGCTGCCGGCGACAGACCTGCCCCTGTTCGAGTTGTCGCACGGGAAGAACGTGTGGGACGTCGTCGGCCACGACCCGTCCATGAGCCAGCTCTTCAACGCTGGAATGGTCGCGGACACCCGCTTCCTCATGGACATCGCCATCAAGGAGTGCGGTGGCGTCTTCCAGGGGATAAGCTCCCTGGTCGACGTTGGCGGGGGCCATGGTGCGGCGGCGCAGGCCATCTCAGTGGCGTTCCCTGGCATAGAGTGCACCGTGCTGGATCTTCCACACGTCGTCGCCACCGCTCCCGCTTGTGCCGGGCTCAGTTTCGTTGCTGGTGACATGTTTGAGGCCATTCCACCAGCGAATGCAGTCTTCCTCAAG TGGATTATGCACGATTGGGGTGACTCTGAGTGTGTCACGATATTAAGGAACTGCAAGAAAGCTATACCACCACGAGATGCAGGCGGCAAGGTGATCATAGTAGATACCGTGGTTGGTGCAGGGCCTCCAAATCTTAAGAATAGGGAGACACAGGTCATGTCTGATCTTTTCTTCATGATTGTCAACGGCACTGAGAGAGATGAGCAAGAATGGAGGAACATTATCTTTGAAGCTGGTTTCAGTGACTACAAAATTGTACCAGTTTTAGGTGTTCGATCAATCATCGAGCTCTACCCCTGA